In the genome of Puntigrus tetrazona isolate hp1 unplaced genomic scaffold, ASM1883169v1 S000001062, whole genome shotgun sequence, one region contains:
- the cratb gene encoding carnitine O-acetyltransferase b, whose translation MILERIPPRIGSLFMLRAALRQAHSSVPPQPVPPLLQTLQRYLTALEPLLPPDELEHTRRIVQKFGCPGGLGEKLQRELIKRAKHSHNWISDWWVQWAYLECRQPLAVHSNPAISLPKRDFTDWRGQLVFASKLIAGVLDFKAQVDSGRLAIEYMRGQPLCMELFPQLFSSCRIPGPKHDHVIHYGRPRRGPAHITVVRNYQFFQLDVYNSDGTPLTESQIHAQLLRIRSQSWKTDKEPMGILTSEHRHTWGQAYTRLLRDKINKESVRLIEKSIFTLCLDSPVMRISDEKYSSRMAAQILHGGGTFSNSGNRWFDKTLQFVVGEDGSWGLLYEHATAEGPPIATLLDHVLEYCKKPDRMRAPLIPLPMPKKLYFYINSEIKWDLEMAKQNLDILINDLDIKCFNFQRFGKEFVKQLKLSPNSFIQVAIQLAYYRVHSEVCAACDIASLRMFRGGRTDYIRSPTNQMLSFIQAFDDDAVSREAKVQLLRQAVDAFSILTEQSLMGQGIDRHLLGLKLQAIEEGLSVPRIFMDTAYGLATHWKLRTGQVPTNTDSVMCFGPLVPDGYAVCYNPQHDHVHFSVTAFNCCEETNAEKLALTLERSLCDLQELFQSTI comes from the exons ATGATTTTAGAGAGAATACCTCCAAGAATAGGCTCTTTATTCATGCTCAGG GCCGCGCTGAGGCAGGCCCACTCCTCGGTTCCGCCGCAGCCGGTGCCTCCGCTTCTCCAGACGCTGCAGCGCTACCTGACGGCTCTGGAGCCGCTCCTGCCGCCAGACGAGCTAGAGCACACCCGTCGGATCGTGCAGAAGTTCGGCTGCCCTGGAGGTCTGGGCGAAAAACTGCAAAGAGAGCTGATCAAGAGAGCGAAGCACTCGCACAACTGG ATTTCAGATTGGTGGGTCCAGTGGGCCTACCTGGAGTGCAGGCAGCCCTTGGCAGTGCATTCGAACCCCGCCATCTCTTTGCCCAAGCGTGACTTCACTGACTGGAGGGGCCAACTAGT GTTTGCATCGAAGCTAATTGCAGGAGTGTTGGACTTTAAAGCTCAGGTGGACAG TGGGAGACTGGCGATAGAGTACATGCGCGGACAGCCATTATGTATGGAGTTGTTTCCTCAGCTGTTCTCCTCCTGCCGAATCCCAGGACCCAAACATGACCATGTGATTCACTATGGACGTCCACGCCGTGGCCCGGCTCACATTACTGTAGTCAGGAACTACCAG TTTTTTCAGCTGGATGTTTACAACAGCGACGGAACACCATTGACCGAAAGTCAGATCCATGCTCAGCTGTTGCGGATCCGTTCTCAGTCATGGAAAACCGATAAGGAACCGATGGGGATTTTGACCAGCGAGCATCGTCACACCTGGGGTCAGGCTTACACACGCTTGCTCAGAG ataaaatcaataaagaatCTGTGAGGCTGATAGAGAAATCAATCTTTACGTTGTGTTTGGACTCTCCAGTTATGAGGATTTCTGATGAGAA GTATTCTAGTCGAATGGCAGCACAGATTTTGCATGGTGGCGGGACTTTCTCAAACAGCGGCAATCGCTGGTTTGACAAGACGCTACAG TTTGTTGTTGGTGAGGATGGCTCTTGGGGTCTCTTGTATGAACATGCGACAGCTGAAGGTCCACCGATAGCCACATTGTTGGATCATGTACTAGAATACTG TAAGAAACCGGACCGAATGCGAGCTCCTTTGATTCCTCTGCCCATGCCCAAGAAACTCTACTTCTACATCAATTCTGAGATCAAATGGGATCTAGAGATGGCCAAGCAGAACCTGGATAT TCTCATCAACGATTTGGACATCAAATGTTTTAACTTCCAGCGCTTTGGAAAAGAGTTTGTCAAACAACTTAAGCTGAGTCCAAATTCCTTCATCCAGGTGGCGATTCAGCTGGCCTACTACCG AGTCCACAGTGAAGTGTGTGCCGCCTGTGACATCGCTTCTCTGAGGATGTTCCGGGGAGGAAGAACAGACTACATCCGCTCCCCGACCAATCAGATGCTGAGCTTCATACAGGCCTTTGACGATGATGCCGTTTCT agAGAAGCTAAGGTGCAGCTGCTGAGACAGGCTGTCGATGCGTTCAGCATCCTCACGGAGCAG tcGCTGATGGGCCAGGGCATAGATCGCCACTTGCTGGGTCTTAAACTTCAAGCCATCGAGGAGGGACTGAGTGTCCCCCGAATCTTCATGGACACGGCCTATGGACTCGCCACTCACTGGAAACTCCGAACAGGACAG GTGCCCACCAACACAGACAGTGTGATGTGTTTCGGACCCCTGGTTCCAGATGGATATGCAGTCTGTTACAATCCACAGCACGATCACGTCCACTTCTCCGTAACTGCCTTCAACTGCTGTGAGGAAACCAACGCAGAGAAGCTGGCTCTCACGTTAGAAAGATCGCTTTGTGATCTCCAGGAGTTATTTCAGTCCACCATTTAG